One region of Marivirga arenosa genomic DNA includes:
- a CDS encoding tetratricopeptide repeat protein — MAKTKTRQKEQSSEFYENPEVLAQQLSKTEQFIENNKKVVFGLGGIIALIIVAFFGYRYYMNNLNEEAQKEMFQAVYWFENGEYDLALNGDGNNFGFLAIVEDYGSTKAANLANFYLGNIYLQQGQFETAIDYLESFSSDDLLIQARAYALVGDAYMELGNYSIAADEYAKAASYKSNDEFSPLYLLKQGLANEKANDNAAAIESYKKIVEDYSESKHKADAQKYLSRLEAQN; from the coding sequence ATGGCAAAAACAAAAACTAGACAGAAGGAACAAAGTTCTGAGTTTTACGAAAATCCTGAGGTATTAGCTCAACAACTTTCTAAAACTGAACAATTCATAGAAAACAATAAGAAAGTGGTTTTCGGTTTGGGCGGGATCATCGCCTTAATCATTGTAGCTTTTTTTGGTTACCGTTATTATATGAACAATTTGAATGAGGAAGCTCAAAAAGAAATGTTCCAGGCGGTATATTGGTTTGAAAATGGAGAGTACGACCTAGCCTTAAATGGTGATGGTAATAACTTTGGCTTTTTAGCGATAGTAGAAGATTATGGTTCTACAAAAGCAGCTAACCTAGCGAACTTCTACTTAGGTAATATATACTTACAACAAGGCCAGTTTGAAACTGCAATTGACTATTTAGAAAGCTTTAGTAGTGACGACTTATTAATACAAGCTAGAGCGTATGCTTTAGTAGGTGATGCATATATGGAGTTAGGAAATTATTCTATTGCTGCTGATGAGTATGCTAAAGCTGCTTCATACAAATCAAATGATGAGTTCAGCCCATTATATTTATTAAAGCAAGGATTAGCTAACGAAAAAGCTAATGACAATGCTGCAGCTATAGAAAGCTATAAAAAGATCGTAGAAGATTACAGTGAGTCCAAACATAAGGCAGATGCACAAAAATATCTGTCCCGTTTAGAGGCTCAAAACTAA
- a CDS encoding aspartate kinase, protein MIVLKFGGTSVGTPQGMNQIREIITNDQNKKLIVLSALSGVTNTLVEIGERLRKKETDLAQKTIKKLQKRYDEFIEELFETEIFKKKANEIVAESMAFVKGCLEIAFTNAIDKELLAQGELMSTNIFHLHLQEHQLNSALINALDFVRTDAFSEPDEAFINKELSDILVKLPAEKNLIITQGYICRNAEGNIDNLQRGGSDYTASLVGAALNADEIQIWTDIDGMHNNDPRVVDNTFSIPELSFEEAAELAYFGAKILHPSCIRPAQKRTIPVRLKNTMKPEAPGTLIHTKEGAGEGIKAIAAKDGIIAIKVKSLRMLMAYGFLRRVFEIFEKYKTPIDVITTSEVAISVTIDNIYYLDSILSELRPFGEVEVDQEQSIICLVGNMVAEKPGLVSKIFAALQDVPVRMISYGGSRHNISIVVDTQYKSEALKRLNDGVF, encoded by the coding sequence ATGATTGTATTGAAATTTGGTGGTACCTCGGTTGGTACTCCTCAAGGAATGAATCAGATTCGTGAAATTATCACGAATGATCAAAATAAAAAACTGATAGTACTTTCTGCATTAAGTGGCGTTACCAATACCTTAGTTGAAATTGGCGAAAGGTTAAGAAAGAAAGAAACTGATTTAGCTCAGAAAACGATCAAAAAGCTTCAAAAGCGCTATGATGAATTTATTGAAGAGCTTTTTGAAACAGAAATTTTCAAGAAAAAGGCGAATGAAATTGTAGCTGAAAGCATGGCCTTCGTAAAAGGCTGTTTAGAAATAGCCTTTACCAATGCTATCGATAAAGAATTATTGGCTCAAGGAGAATTAATGTCAACCAACATATTCCATCTTCATTTGCAGGAGCATCAATTAAATAGCGCTTTAATTAATGCATTGGATTTTGTTCGTACGGATGCTTTTAGTGAGCCAGATGAAGCCTTCATCAATAAAGAGCTGTCTGATATATTGGTGAAATTACCAGCAGAGAAAAATTTAATTATTACCCAAGGCTATATTTGCAGAAATGCTGAAGGGAATATTGACAACTTACAAAGAGGAGGAAGTGACTATACTGCCTCATTGGTAGGAGCTGCACTCAATGCGGATGAAATCCAAATTTGGACGGATATTGACGGTATGCATAATAACGACCCAAGAGTTGTTGATAATACTTTTAGCATTCCTGAGCTTTCTTTTGAAGAAGCAGCGGAGCTCGCCTATTTTGGGGCAAAAATTTTACATCCCTCATGTATTAGGCCAGCACAAAAAAGGACCATTCCTGTTCGTTTGAAAAATACCATGAAACCCGAAGCGCCTGGCACATTAATTCATACGAAAGAAGGTGCTGGAGAAGGCATAAAAGCTATTGCGGCTAAGGATGGGATTATCGCAATTAAAGTGAAATCACTTCGAATGTTAATGGCTTATGGTTTCCTAAGAAGAGTATTTGAAATTTTTGAGAAGTATAAAACGCCAATTGATGTAATTACTACTTCTGAGGTAGCCATTTCAGTAACCATCGATAATATATACTATTTAGATAGTATTTTAAGTGAGTTAAGACCATTCGGTGAAGTGGAAGTGGATCAGGAACAAAGTATTATTTGTCTGGTAGGTAATATGGTGGCTGAAAAGCCGGGTTTAGTCAGTAAAATATTTGCTGCCCTTCAGGACGTACCCGTAAGAATGATTTCTTATGGAGGTAGTCGTCATAATATTTCAATTGTTGTGGATACCCAATATAAATCAGAAGCCTTAAAAAGGCTGAATGATGGTGTGTTTTAA
- the recF gene encoding DNA replication/repair protein RecF (All proteins in this family for which functions are known are DNA-binding proteins that assist the filamentation of RecA onto DNA for the initiation of recombination or recombinational repair.): MKLQNIRLAQFKNYSQANFTFADGINCFLGRNGIGKTNLLDAIYYLAFTKSAFNAVDKDNIMHDESFFSIKAQFEADERNIEMLCAVKMGEKKLIRWAGKEYEKLSEHIGKLPLVMIIPQDTDIVREASEMRRKFFDNLLCQLDQDYLKVLVKYNHLLKQRNALLKSFLEKNRFSADQLAPYDEMMIPLGLKIKEEREDLLKKFLPIFVEFYQDLSDGQEEVSIQYDTQVDENFEVAFKSQHQKDFRRGRTTLGIHKDDYLFLSEGKPVKKFGSQGQQKSFVIALKLAQFEMLKNAKEQKPLLLLDDIFDKLDDKRIAYLLKMMSDGRFGQIFLTDARPERSKKYLKDITTEKKFFELDLKPEENV, from the coding sequence ATGAAGCTTCAAAATATCCGCTTAGCCCAATTCAAAAACTATTCACAGGCAAATTTCACTTTTGCTGATGGAATTAATTGCTTTTTAGGCCGTAACGGAATTGGTAAAACCAACTTATTGGATGCTATCTATTATCTGGCATTTACCAAAAGTGCTTTCAATGCAGTAGATAAAGATAATATCATGCATGATGAAAGCTTTTTCTCCATTAAAGCACAGTTTGAAGCGGATGAAAGAAACATTGAAATGCTTTGTGCTGTGAAAATGGGGGAGAAAAAATTGATCCGCTGGGCAGGGAAAGAATATGAAAAGTTAAGTGAGCATATTGGGAAATTACCTTTGGTCATGATTATTCCGCAAGACACAGACATCGTGAGGGAAGCCAGTGAAATGCGCAGGAAATTCTTCGATAATTTGCTTTGCCAGCTTGATCAGGATTATTTAAAAGTATTGGTAAAGTATAATCATTTACTCAAGCAACGTAATGCTTTATTGAAATCCTTCCTTGAGAAAAATCGCTTTTCGGCTGATCAGTTAGCTCCTTATGATGAAATGATGATTCCTTTAGGTTTGAAAATTAAAGAAGAACGAGAAGATTTATTGAAAAAGTTTCTTCCCATTTTCGTAGAGTTTTATCAAGACCTTTCCGATGGACAAGAGGAAGTAAGCATTCAATATGACACCCAAGTAGATGAAAACTTTGAAGTAGCTTTTAAAAGTCAACATCAAAAAGATTTTAGAAGAGGACGCACAACTTTGGGAATTCATAAGGATGATTATCTGTTCCTGTCGGAAGGAAAGCCAGTGAAAAAATTCGGGTCCCAAGGGCAACAAAAATCATTTGTGATTGCCTTAAAATTAGCGCAATTTGAAATGCTGAAAAATGCTAAAGAACAAAAACCATTGCTTTTATTAGATGACATTTTTGATAAATTGGATGATAAACGCATTGCTTATTTATTAAAAATGATGTCGGACGGTCGCTTTGGGCAAATATTTTTAACTGATGCCCGACCAGAGAGAAGTAAAAAGTATTTAAAAGATATCACTACCGAAAAGAAATTTTTCGAATTGGATTTAAAACCAGAAGAAAATGTATAA
- a CDS encoding potassium channel family protein, which translates to MQTALMKLFYAFAFIIISILLGSFGYMLIENYNFRDGVYMSVITFSTVGFQEVQPLSDDGKLFTVFYIIINLGLFAYTASVISSYLFEGRFREIYKTYTDRKALKKLNNHIIICGFGKNGEIAGSGLRHSNKELLFIEKNADLINNYNNEKGYQFLHGDAVLESVLIEAGVERASTLITTLPSDADNVFITLTAKEINPQIQIIAKATERNTEKKLRRAGADHIVMPDRVGGSYMASLVTKPSVVEFLELLNGDQQSEYSLEEINHNLLKDEFKNLSIGEMDVKNKTGATVLAFKDKKQGFVFNPNSEVKCNEGDVLILLGDKKSIQAFKDKFVG; encoded by the coding sequence ATGCAAACTGCTTTAATGAAGCTCTTTTATGCTTTTGCATTTATAATTATTAGTATTCTGCTAGGGAGTTTTGGCTATATGCTGATTGAAAATTATAATTTTAGGGATGGCGTTTACATGTCAGTCATTACCTTTTCTACCGTAGGCTTTCAAGAAGTACAGCCCCTAAGTGATGATGGGAAATTATTTACCGTATTCTATATTATTATAAATTTGGGCTTATTTGCCTATACTGCTTCAGTAATTTCTTCTTATTTATTTGAAGGCAGGTTTAGAGAAATATATAAAACTTATACCGATAGAAAAGCTTTGAAAAAATTGAACAATCATATTATTATATGTGGCTTTGGAAAAAATGGAGAGATTGCTGGAAGCGGTCTTAGACATTCTAATAAAGAACTTTTATTTATTGAGAAGAATGCTGATTTAATTAATAATTACAATAATGAGAAAGGCTATCAATTTCTACATGGTGATGCAGTTTTAGAATCTGTATTAATAGAGGCAGGAGTGGAAAGAGCCAGCACTTTAATCACCACCTTGCCAAGCGATGCAGATAATGTATTTATCACTTTAACTGCTAAAGAAATAAACCCGCAAATTCAAATTATAGCCAAGGCCACCGAGAGAAATACTGAAAAGAAACTGCGCAGAGCGGGTGCCGATCATATTGTGATGCCTGATAGAGTGGGAGGTTCTTATATGGCTTCATTAGTGACCAAACCAAGTGTAGTTGAATTTCTTGAATTATTAAATGGAGATCAACAATCAGAATATTCTTTAGAAGAAATTAATCATAATCTGTTAAAAGACGAATTCAAAAATTTATCTATAGGCGAAATGGATGTGAAAAACAAAACGGGAGCTACTGTTTTGGCATTTAAAGACAAAAAACAAGGTTTTGTTTTTAATCCTAATTCAGAGGTAAAATGTAATGAAGGAGATGTATTGATTTTGTTAGGGGATAAAAAGTCAATACAAGCGTTTAAAGATAAGTTTGTAGGATAA
- a CDS encoding DUF427 domain-containing protein — protein sequence MKAIWNNQVVAESDDTIVIEGNHYFPPQSIKKEYFEKSDYSSTCHWKGTASYYSLNVNGDVNKDAAWYYPDAKDLAKNIENYVAFWNGVKVTE from the coding sequence ATGAAAGCAATTTGGAACAATCAAGTAGTAGCAGAAAGCGATGACACCATCGTGATTGAAGGCAATCATTATTTTCCGCCTCAATCGATTAAAAAGGAGTATTTTGAGAAATCAGATTATTCTAGCACCTGTCATTGGAAAGGAACTGCTTCCTATTACTCATTAAATGTAAATGGCGATGTAAATAAGGATGCAGCATGGTACTATCCCGATGCAAAAGATTTAGCTAAAAATATTGAAAACTATGTTGCTTTTTGGAACGGTGTAAAAGTGACAGAATAA
- a CDS encoding ATP-binding cassette domain-containing protein, whose amino-acid sequence MSENLLKALLELFAIVAKKGTVTEDERNNVKNFLSENLSEESAERHLKMFDEFTNDEIQNSNDNIDAICKKINNEFTYPQKIILALQLIELILADGDIAKEETEILDRVSDNIKLPSEIIAYIQTFALAKNIEDFESDKFLIVAKNNDKVADATHFIPQDNLDGFLAILKLSGAEMYFVKYLGTAQLNMNGIALRKNAITLFPSGSTIKGEKSQTVFYSDVASHYKTDDSTPNISFVADNISFTFPNGHKGLHNVNIAEDTGRLVGLMGASGSGKSTLLNVLNGNEKPTEGKVEINGIDIHNEPEKIKGTIGYVPQDDLLIEELTVYENLYYAAKLCFDDKSQFEIEEMVYKTLASLGLSETKDLKVGSPLEKTISGGQRKRLNIGLELLREPSVLFVDEPTSGLSSRDSENIMDLLKELSLKGKMVFVVIHQPSSDIFRMFDKLVILDVGGYQIYYGNPVEAVLYFKNQINTIDKDQAACIECGNVNPEQIFNIIETKVVNEYGKATDERKISPKKWYSLFDKQLDVPKVENPDPLPEPELQIPNWTKQISLFFKRDFMSKLANRQYLLINLLEAPILAMLLAYIIRYYPENEQSEYLFIDNSNIPAFFFMSIIVALFMGLTVSAEEIIKDRKILKRESFLHLSRSSYLFSKIGILFLFSAIQTFTYVIIGDLILEIDGMSLTYWAILFSTACFANMLGLNISSAFNSAITIYILIPILLIPQLILSGVVVKFDNLNPQITTPDQVPLVGEFMASRWAFEASMVAQFKSNEFAAPFYELDRKMAQSEYKTVYYIPRLKSTLEFLNRNLENKNTQEFKDAVNLLKREIGIELEKVGEDKFNAFHKLTPEKFDKWTADKTLVFLNTLSRYYNNFFNEANTKKERAIFTLTSTPEKKEGFEYLRDNYFNTTVATLVKNTNDPNRIIEYDNKLIQKIYPVYMEPQPEHLLDFRTQFYAGEKHFAGYIFNTLQFNIAIIWLMSILLYVMLYYDVLRKIVGMKNPFSKKKR is encoded by the coding sequence ATGAGTGAAAATCTATTAAAAGCTTTATTAGAATTATTTGCCATTGTTGCTAAAAAGGGAACCGTAACGGAAGATGAAAGAAATAATGTGAAGAATTTTCTTAGCGAAAATCTTTCAGAAGAATCTGCGGAGCGCCACCTGAAAATGTTTGATGAATTCACCAATGATGAAATTCAAAATAGCAATGATAACATTGATGCTATCTGCAAGAAGATTAATAATGAGTTTACTTATCCACAAAAGATAATTCTTGCATTGCAATTAATAGAACTCATTTTAGCAGATGGTGACATAGCAAAAGAGGAAACGGAAATTTTAGACCGAGTTAGTGATAATATTAAATTACCCTCTGAAATAATTGCTTACATTCAAACCTTCGCATTAGCGAAAAATATTGAAGACTTTGAATCTGATAAATTCTTAATTGTTGCAAAGAATAATGATAAAGTTGCGGATGCCACTCATTTTATTCCGCAAGATAATCTGGATGGTTTTTTGGCTATTCTGAAATTATCGGGAGCAGAAATGTATTTTGTAAAATACCTGGGTACCGCCCAACTTAATATGAACGGTATTGCTTTGAGGAAAAACGCCATCACTTTATTTCCTTCAGGTAGCACTATTAAAGGCGAAAAGTCTCAGACTGTTTTTTACAGTGATGTAGCCAGCCATTACAAAACTGATGATAGCACTCCTAATATTTCATTTGTTGCAGACAATATCAGTTTTACATTTCCCAATGGACATAAAGGCCTTCACAATGTAAATATTGCGGAAGATACAGGAAGATTAGTTGGCTTGATGGGAGCGTCAGGTTCTGGTAAATCAACCTTATTGAATGTGTTAAATGGAAACGAAAAACCCACTGAAGGTAAAGTTGAAATCAATGGGATAGATATCCACAATGAGCCAGAAAAAATAAAAGGTACGATTGGCTATGTTCCTCAAGATGACTTATTAATTGAAGAACTTACGGTTTATGAAAACCTATATTATGCGGCCAAACTTTGCTTCGATGATAAATCACAATTCGAAATAGAAGAGATGGTGTATAAAACACTAGCTTCATTAGGCTTGTCTGAAACCAAAGATTTGAAGGTAGGTTCTCCTTTAGAAAAAACCATAAGTGGTGGACAAAGAAAACGATTAAATATTGGGCTTGAGCTACTGAGAGAACCTTCTGTGCTGTTTGTGGATGAACCTACCTCCGGATTGTCATCTCGCGACTCTGAAAATATTATGGACTTGCTGAAAGAATTAAGTTTGAAAGGCAAGATGGTGTTTGTTGTGATCCATCAACCCTCTTCAGATATATTCCGAATGTTTGATAAGTTGGTAATTTTAGATGTAGGCGGTTATCAAATTTATTATGGAAACCCTGTTGAGGCGGTTCTGTATTTTAAGAATCAAATTAATACGATTGATAAAGATCAGGCCGCTTGTATTGAATGTGGAAATGTTAATCCAGAGCAGATATTCAATATCATTGAAACCAAGGTGGTAAATGAATACGGTAAAGCTACTGATGAAAGAAAGATCAGTCCGAAAAAATGGTACTCCCTATTTGATAAACAACTGGATGTACCTAAAGTAGAAAACCCAGACCCTTTACCTGAACCTGAGTTACAAATTCCTAACTGGACGAAGCAGATAAGCTTATTTTTCAAAAGAGACTTTATGTCCAAACTGGCAAATCGTCAATACTTACTTATAAATTTATTAGAGGCTCCTATTCTAGCAATGCTTCTGGCGTATATAATTCGCTATTATCCTGAAAATGAGCAGAGTGAATATTTATTTATTGACAACTCTAATATTCCAGCCTTCTTCTTTATGAGTATTATTGTGGCTTTATTCATGGGCTTAACGGTAAGTGCTGAGGAAATTATAAAAGATAGAAAAATATTAAAGCGAGAGTCCTTTCTGCACTTAAGCCGCAGTAGTTATTTATTTTCCAAAATTGGAATATTATTCCTATTCTCAGCCATTCAAACCTTCACCTATGTTATAATTGGAGATTTAATTCTAGAAATTGATGGAATGAGTCTTACCTATTGGGCCATTCTATTTAGCACCGCTTGCTTTGCGAATATGCTAGGTTTGAATATCAGTTCAGCATTTAATTCTGCCATTACAATTTATATTTTAATTCCAATTTTATTAATTCCACAATTAATCCTTAGTGGTGTGGTAGTGAAATTCGATAATTTAAATCCACAAATTACTACTCCTGATCAGGTACCTTTGGTAGGAGAATTTATGGCATCAAGGTGGGCTTTTGAGGCCTCCATGGTAGCCCAGTTTAAAAGCAATGAATTTGCCGCTCCTTTCTATGAGTTGGATAGAAAAATGGCACAATCTGAATACAAAACTGTGTATTACATTCCAAGATTAAAATCGACATTAGAATTTCTTAACCGTAATCTGGAAAATAAAAATACTCAGGAATTTAAAGATGCCGTTAACTTATTGAAGCGCGAAATCGGGATAGAATTGGAAAAAGTTGGAGAGGATAAATTTAATGCTTTTCACAAATTAACTCCTGAAAAATTCGATAAATGGACTGCTGATAAAACTCTTGTATTCTTAAATACTCTTAGTCGTTACTATAACAACTTCTTTAATGAAGCTAATACCAAAAAGGAAAGAGCCATTTTCACCTTAACCTCCACACCAGAAAAGAAAGAAGGTTTCGAATATTTACGAGATAATTATTTCAATACAACTGTGGCCACTTTGGTTAAAAATACTAATGATCCAAATCGAATAATTGAATACGATAATAAACTGATTCAGAAAATATATCCGGTATATATGGAACCTCAGCCAGAACACTTATTAGACTTCCGAACACAATTCTATGCTGGTGAAAAGCATTTTGCAGGTTATATTTTCAATACATTACAATTTAATATAGCCATAATATGGCTTATGAGCATATTATTATATGTAATGTTGTATTATGATGTCCTGAGAAAAATTGTAGGTATGAAAAATCCATTTAGCAAAAAGAAGCGATAA
- a CDS encoding DUF721 domain-containing protein: MYKKKNPHPASIRKSEATPLGQVINEMFDAYHLNKKVDHTQVVNLWPKLMGKTIANHTKGVFMKDNKLFITVESSALKHELHMNKEKIIHMFKDKLGKEVVKEIVLL, from the coding sequence ATGTATAAGAAGAAAAATCCACATCCTGCCAGCATTAGAAAGTCAGAGGCTACTCCTTTAGGACAGGTAATTAACGAAATGTTTGATGCCTATCACCTTAATAAAAAAGTAGATCATACTCAGGTGGTAAACCTATGGCCAAAGCTTATGGGAAAAACTATTGCCAATCATACCAAGGGAGTGTTCATGAAAGACAATAAGCTTTTCATTACGGTTGAATCCAGCGCACTAAAGCATGAATTGCATATGAACAAAGAAAAAATAATTCATATGTTTAAAGATAAACTAGGTAAAGAAGTAGTGAAGGAGATTGTGTTGTTGTGA
- a CDS encoding pirin family protein produces MEKIIYKADSRGHANHGWLDTHHTFSFASYYNPNRIHFGALRVLNDDKITSGTGFPKHPHENMEIISIPLKGDLAHEDSMGNQSTIKQGDVQVMSAGTGVTHSEFNPNKDIGTEFLQIWVFPKKENVEPRYGQVSYSMADRKNNFQMVVAPSAEEVETWIHQDAWFHLADFEKGFEKTYELKKKDNGLFLFLLEGEIEIGGEILSKRDGIGLLDLEKVDIKANENAEMLLMEVPLDW; encoded by the coding sequence ATGGAAAAAATAATTTATAAGGCCGATTCAAGAGGACATGCTAACCATGGTTGGTTAGATACACACCATACTTTCAGTTTTGCTTCTTACTATAATCCTAATCGAATTCATTTTGGAGCATTAAGAGTATTGAATGATGATAAAATCACCAGTGGAACAGGTTTTCCAAAGCACCCACATGAAAATATGGAGATCATTTCGATACCATTAAAAGGAGATTTGGCTCATGAAGACAGTATGGGAAATCAATCTACAATTAAGCAAGGTGATGTGCAGGTGATGTCTGCTGGAACTGGAGTAACGCATTCAGAATTTAATCCTAATAAGGACATAGGAACTGAGTTTTTACAGATTTGGGTATTTCCTAAAAAAGAAAATGTAGAGCCGAGATACGGACAGGTAAGCTACTCAATGGCAGATAGAAAAAATAACTTTCAAATGGTAGTGGCTCCTAGTGCTGAGGAGGTAGAAACTTGGATTCATCAGGATGCTTGGTTTCATTTAGCTGATTTTGAAAAAGGCTTTGAGAAAACCTACGAACTGAAGAAAAAGGACAATGGACTTTTCCTATTCCTGTTAGAAGGAGAAATAGAAATTGGCGGTGAAATACTTTCTAAAAGAGATGGCATTGGTTTGTTAGATCTTGAGAAAGTTGATATTAAAGCCAATGAAAATGCAGAAATGCTATTGATGGAAGTGCCATTGGATTGGTAG
- the pdhA gene encoding pyruvate dehydrogenase (acetyl-transferring) E1 component subunit alpha → MATKKSKAANKKSFDKETYMEWFRSMSLMRRFEEKSGQLYGQQKISGFCHLYIGQEACVAGAVSALKKGDKYITAYRDHAHPIGLGTDPKAVMAELYGKETGVSKGKGGSMHMFDKENHFFGGHGIVGGQIPLGAGIAFSEQYKGTDNVCITYMGDGAVRQGAFHEALNMAMSMKLPVIFAIENNGYAMGTSVKRTSNVTELHTLGEAYDMPSKGVDAMNVENVHNAVAEAAERARKGEGPTLLEFRTYRYKGHSMSDPAKYRTKEELEEYKAKDPIEQAKQAILKNKYATEEELKEIDNEQKEIVKECVKFAEESDFPSVDEVYKDVYAQEDYPFIVD, encoded by the coding sequence ATGGCTACAAAGAAATCTAAAGCTGCCAATAAGAAGAGTTTCGATAAAGAAACTTATATGGAATGGTTCAGAAGCATGTCTTTAATGAGAAGATTTGAGGAGAAATCTGGTCAGTTATATGGTCAGCAAAAAATCAGTGGTTTCTGCCACTTGTATATTGGTCAGGAAGCTTGTGTGGCTGGAGCGGTCAGTGCATTAAAAAAAGGAGATAAATATATTACAGCCTATAGAGATCACGCTCATCCAATTGGTTTAGGGACAGATCCTAAAGCAGTAATGGCGGAGCTTTACGGAAAAGAAACGGGTGTTTCTAAAGGTAAAGGTGGATCTATGCACATGTTTGATAAAGAAAACCATTTCTTTGGAGGCCATGGTATTGTAGGGGGTCAAATTCCTTTGGGTGCTGGTATTGCCTTTTCTGAGCAATATAAAGGGACTGACAATGTCTGTATCACCTATATGGGTGATGGTGCAGTAAGACAAGGTGCTTTTCACGAAGCTTTAAACATGGCCATGAGCATGAAATTGCCGGTTATTTTCGCTATTGAAAATAATGGTTATGCAATGGGTACTTCTGTTAAAAGAACTTCAAATGTAACTGAATTGCATACTTTAGGTGAAGCATATGATATGCCATCAAAAGGAGTGGATGCTATGAATGTTGAAAACGTTCATAATGCAGTAGCTGAAGCAGCGGAAAGAGCAAGAAAAGGAGAAGGTCCAACATTATTGGAGTTCAGAACTTACCGTTATAAAGGTCACTCTATGTCAGATCCTGCGAAATACAGAACAAAAGAAGAGTTAGAAGAATACAAGGCAAAAGACCCTATAGAGCAAGCTAAACAAGCTATTTTGAAAAATAAATATGCTACTGAGGAGGAGCTTAAAGAAATAGATAACGAACAAAAGGAGATCGTAAAAGAATGCGTGAAATTTGCTGAAGAATCAGATTTCCCTTCTGTGGATGAGGTATATAAAGATGTATACGCTCAAGAAGATTATCCTTTTATAGTGGATTAA
- the ribH gene encoding 6,7-dimethyl-8-ribityllumazine synthase produces the protein MASNLKNLSTHSGKNMKGLHDKKFAIVVSEWNEEVTESLYNGAYESLIENGIPKENIQKHYVPGSFELSLGAQWMAEKEDIDAVICLGCVIQGETRHFDFICDAVAHGITNVSLKYNKPVIFGVLTPNTQQQALDRAGGKHGNKGDEAAFTALKMLGLAKGL, from the coding sequence ATGGCATCTAACTTAAAAAACTTAAGTACGCATTCTGGTAAAAACATGAAAGGTTTGCACGACAAAAAATTTGCAATTGTAGTCTCAGAATGGAATGAAGAAGTAACCGAATCATTATACAATGGAGCATATGAAAGCTTAATTGAAAACGGAATTCCTAAAGAGAATATTCAAAAGCATTATGTTCCTGGAAGCTTTGAATTAAGCTTAGGAGCACAGTGGATGGCAGAAAAAGAAGATATTGATGCGGTAATATGCTTGGGCTGTGTAATTCAAGGCGAAACGCGTCACTTCGACTTCATTTGCGATGCAGTAGCTCATGGCATAACGAATGTAAGTTTGAAATATAACAAACCTGTGATTTTTGGTGTTCTTACGCCTAATACTCAGCAGCAAGCCTTAGATCGTGCAGGTGGAAAGCATGGAAACAAAGGTGATGAAGCTGCATTTACTGCATTAAAAATGTTAGGATTAGCTAAAGGATTATGA